Within the Pseudomonas oryzae genome, the region CGGTGCGCTGCAGCAGGTTGCGGATCGCGCCGATGGGCGCGGTGGGGAACAGGTTGGGCGCATCGGCGAAGGCGGCATGGCCGCGGATCGCCGCCAGCGGGCGCAGGCCGCGGCGCTCGGCGTCAGACTGGCGCATCAGCACCAATGCGGCGGCGCCGTCGGAGATCGAACTGGAGTTGGCCGCGGTCACCGTGCCGCCGTCGCGGAACGCCGGGCGCAGGGTCGGGATCTTCTCCGGGCTGGCCTTGGGCGGCTGCTCGTCGCTCTCGACCCGGCGCTGCTCGCGGCCTTGGGGCGCCGTCAGCGGCACGATCTCCGCGGCGAAGCGACCGCTCGCCATGGCGTCGCGGGCGCGCTGCAGCGAGGCCAGCGCGTAGGCGTCCTGCTCCTCGCGGCTGAAACCGTGCTGCTGCGCGCAATCCTCGGCGAAGGTCCCCATCAGGCGGCCCTTGTCGTAGGCGTCCTCCAGGCCGTCGAGGAACATGTGGTCGAGCACCTTGCCGTGGCCCATGCGGTAGCCGGCGCGGGCCTTGTCGAGCAGGTAGGGGGCGTTGGACATGCTTTCCATGCCGCCGGCGACGACGATCTCGGCACTGCCGGCGCGCAGCAGGTCGTGGCCG harbors:
- a CDS encoding acetyl-CoA C-acyltransferase; amino-acid sequence: MSHEDPIVIVGSARTPMGGFQGDLRNLTAPELGAAAIRAAVERSGLPPEAVQEVLMGCVLPAGLGQAPARQAALGAGLSRSTVCTTLNKMCGSGMQAAILGHDLLRAGSAEIVVAGGMESMSNAPYLLDKARAGYRMGHGKVLDHMFLDGLEDAYDKGRLMGTFAEDCAQQHGFSREEQDAYALASLQRARDAMASGRFAAEIVPLTAPQGREQRRVESDEQPPKASPEKIPTLRPAFRDGGTVTAANSSSISDGAAALVLMRQSDAERRGLRPLAAIRGHAAFADAPNLFPTAPIGAIRNLLQRTGWSLDQVDLFEINEAFAVVAMVAMRELGLDHARVNVHGGACALGHPIGASGARILVTLLAALRSHGLRRGVAAICIGGGEATAMAVELLD